The Listeria welshimeri serovar 6b str. SLCC5334 genome has a window encoding:
- a CDS encoding mechanosensitive ion channel family protein, with protein MNLLTQWFHSIDWDKFWNHIISVGIKIAILIVLYFILRVVGNKIIRSFFRKYRQQQAVSVGRADTLESLISNFYGYVLFFTFAILLLQNFMDVTAIIASAGVASLAIAFGAQGLVSDVVTGFFILLERQLDVGDTITIGLVNGTVEALGLRTTQVRDFDGTLHFIPNRQIMVVSNHSRGNMRVMVDIQISPKEDPEKAIAIISQVCEEAAKENKNIVEPPVVLGVQNIDATNMIIRVVGKAVNGEQYSVQRDLLKDIREALAENEIELPLSFVSTFGPNNN; from the coding sequence ATGAATTTACTAACCCAGTGGTTTCATTCCATTGATTGGGACAAATTTTGGAACCATATTATTTCTGTTGGGATAAAAATCGCCATCTTAATTGTTCTTTATTTTATTCTTCGCGTAGTTGGCAACAAAATTATTCGTAGTTTCTTTAGGAAATATCGGCAACAACAAGCTGTTTCAGTTGGTCGTGCAGACACACTTGAAAGCTTGATTTCTAATTTCTATGGCTACGTTTTATTTTTCACTTTTGCGATTTTATTATTACAGAACTTTATGGATGTTACGGCAATTATCGCGAGTGCCGGCGTTGCAAGTTTAGCCATCGCATTTGGTGCTCAAGGACTTGTAAGTGATGTTGTAACTGGATTCTTTATTTTACTTGAAAGACAACTTGATGTTGGGGATACGATTACAATTGGTTTAGTCAATGGAACTGTTGAGGCACTAGGACTTAGAACAACTCAAGTACGCGATTTCGACGGCACGCTTCACTTCATTCCAAATAGACAAATTATGGTCGTCAGTAATCATTCACGTGGCAATATGCGTGTTATGGTGGACATTCAAATTAGTCCAAAAGAAGATCCAGAAAAAGCTATTGCGATTATTAGTCAAGTGTGTGAAGAAGCAGCAAAAGAAAACAAAAATATTGTCGAGCCACCTGTTGTACTAGGTGTGCAAAATATTGACGCCACAAACATGATTATTCGTGTGGTTGGTAAAGCGGTCAATGGAGAACAATATTCTGTTCAACGTGATCTTTTGAAAGACATTCGCGAAGCACTTGCTGAAAATGAAATCGAACTACCGCTAAGTTTTGTTAGCACGTTCGGCCCAAATAATAATTAA
- a CDS encoding N-acetyldiaminopimelate deacetylase, with protein MLNEFIAIRRDLHQIPETGYKELKTQAYLLAYISKLPNKHLEVKKWRTGILVLVKGTKPEKTIGYRTDIDALPITEETGLPFESNHVGNMHACGHDLHMSIALGVLTHFASKPAKDNLLFVFQPAEEGPGGAKPIMESEEFAAWRPDTIYGLHIAPEYKVGEIAIKPGLLFANTSELFISFKGKGGHAAYPHLANDMVVAASAFVGQMQTIISRNIDPMDSAVITIGRIHGGEIQNVIAETAFLDGTIRTLSPETMEIVWTRLKQLAKGWEEAYQCEVEFHPGSDYYQVDNEPLETEEFIRFLKEHYPESYVPARSAMTGEDFGYFLSEIKGFMFWLGVDSEYSLHHAKLNPKEEAIPFAIDVLINFLESK; from the coding sequence ATGCTAAATGAATTTATAGCCATTCGTCGTGATTTACATCAAATTCCTGAAACAGGCTACAAAGAACTAAAAACACAAGCTTATTTACTAGCGTATATTAGTAAGTTACCAAACAAGCATTTAGAAGTGAAAAAATGGCGTACGGGAATTTTAGTCTTAGTAAAAGGGACAAAGCCTGAAAAAACCATTGGTTATCGCACAGATATTGATGCGCTGCCAATCACGGAAGAAACAGGACTACCATTTGAATCGAACCATGTTGGTAATATGCATGCTTGTGGTCATGATTTACATATGAGTATTGCGCTTGGTGTTTTGACTCATTTTGCAAGTAAACCGGCAAAAGATAATTTGCTTTTCGTTTTCCAACCTGCAGAAGAAGGACCGGGCGGCGCAAAACCAATCATGGAAAGTGAGGAATTTGCAGCTTGGCGACCTGATACTATTTATGGTCTTCATATCGCACCAGAATACAAGGTCGGAGAAATCGCTATCAAGCCAGGTTTGTTATTCGCTAATACTTCAGAATTATTTATTTCATTCAAAGGAAAAGGTGGGCATGCCGCATATCCACATTTAGCGAATGATATGGTTGTTGCAGCAAGCGCCTTTGTTGGACAAATGCAAACCATCATTAGTCGTAATATTGATCCAATGGATAGCGCGGTTATAACGATTGGACGCATTCACGGCGGAGAAATTCAAAATGTTATTGCAGAAACTGCTTTTCTCGACGGAACGATTCGGACCCTTTCACCAGAAACAATGGAAATCGTTTGGACTCGTTTGAAACAATTAGCTAAAGGGTGGGAAGAAGCTTATCAATGTGAAGTGGAATTTCATCCTGGATCAGATTATTACCAAGTAGATAATGAGCCATTAGAAACAGAAGAATTTATCCGATTTTTAAAAGAACACTATCCTGAAAGTTATGTACCAGCTCGTTCAGCGATGACTGGTGAAGATTTTGGCTACTTTTTATCGGAAATTAAGGGTTTTATGTTTTGGCTTGGGGTGGACTCGGAATACAGTTTACATCACGCAAAATTAAATCCAAAAGAAGAAGCAATCCCATTTGCAATTGATGTTTTAATAAACTTTTTAGAAAGTAAATAA